Proteins co-encoded in one SAR324 cluster bacterium genomic window:
- a CDS encoding metallophosphoesterase has product MSTDSLTILHLSDLHFSAYPKNWNQWFSKRLLGATNWWLNRSSKYPSQRYLQLIEVVRQMGWDHLVISGDLTQLALPEEFAKARMALRPLLQNQERVSIVPGNHDYYVSENEESDYFRSYFGSFFGKNEIHTRRLNQNWHLIGWHSAAPTPWYSASGCVRRQTLKATDEYMQQQATDTRFVLVNHYPISFPDREHDTKHELLNLEQIQYWLSSRPQIRLYLHGHIHHNWHHVQQYASHSLHVVNSASSTMIDEKSTSSFHRIRLHKDQIQVEPISF; this is encoded by the coding sequence GTGTCAACTGATTCGCTAACGATCTTGCATCTGTCTGACTTACATTTCAGTGCATATCCCAAAAATTGGAACCAGTGGTTTTCTAAACGACTACTGGGAGCTACCAATTGGTGGCTGAACCGGAGCTCGAAATATCCATCACAGCGCTACCTTCAACTGATTGAAGTTGTGAGACAGATGGGTTGGGATCACTTGGTGATTAGCGGAGATCTCACACAACTTGCGCTGCCTGAGGAATTTGCCAAAGCACGAATGGCTTTGCGGCCTCTATTGCAGAATCAGGAAAGAGTTAGCATTGTTCCTGGAAATCATGATTATTACGTAAGCGAAAACGAAGAATCAGACTATTTCCGAAGCTACTTTGGAAGTTTTTTTGGAAAAAATGAAATCCACACCCGTCGACTTAATCAGAATTGGCACTTAATTGGTTGGCATAGCGCAGCACCAACACCATGGTACAGCGCTTCCGGCTGTGTCCGGCGTCAAACCCTGAAGGCCACAGACGAGTACATGCAACAACAAGCGACAGATACGCGGTTTGTTCTGGTCAACCATTACCCAATCAGTTTCCCAGACAGAGAACACGATACGAAACACGAACTGCTGAACTTGGAGCAGATCCAGTATTGGCTGAGCAGTCGGCCACAGATTCGACTATACCTGCATGGACACATTCATCATAACTGGCATCATGTACAGCAATATGCATCGCATTCGCTGCATGTTGTCAATTCGGCTTCATCGACCATGATCGACGAGAAGTCTACATCCAGTTTTCACCGTATTCGGTTGCATAAGGATCAAATACAAGTGGAACCTATTAGTTTTTGA
- a CDS encoding putative Na+/H+ antiporter, with translation MRRNSSFRRRSSGASANRTRRSSVAFREQVLGSPSLPAPIQKMLDGIERQLGIRDWSLSTLAAVALSRRAWMIPVLFVLLAGFVIAAGGGGGTVETNFPIALEDYNDPEGGGIGSILASRIAESPFNLVGSLVFLLAICHTFAAAPITEKAHHIKHHHEEELRKAGKSEEFIKNSPSFKAELFHFIGEIEAIFGIWVIALMVAIIGFYDWSTFKDYIAHTVVYIEPMFVVVIMAIASTRPIVKLAEQIMGRVAAFGQSTTQAWWFSILTLAPLLGSFITEPAAMTIAALLLAKQFYDYNPSPKFAYATIGLLFVNVSVGGTLTHFAAPPVLMVAAPWGWDIAFMMVNFGWKAVIGVVIANILYYIIFKNEFANLKKSDSSESSETNAPVKWEDREDPIPGWVTVTHLLFMAWTVFNAHYPPLFIGGFLFFIGFTMASKAYQNKLEIKGPLLVGFFLAGLVTHGGVQAWWIAPVLQSLSELPLMIGSTVLTAFNDNAAITFLATLVPGFTDGQKYAVVAGAVTGGGLTVIANAPNPAGQSILSRYFPGGVNPANLAMGAAIPTVIMGVSYMGFYYLLG, from the coding sequence ATGCGGAGAAATTCCTCCTTTCGACGCCGGTCCTCAGGAGCGTCAGCGAACCGAACTCGCCGAAGTTCGGTAGCGTTTCGAGAACAAGTGTTGGGAAGTCCCAGTTTGCCAGCACCTATCCAAAAGATGTTGGATGGAATTGAGCGACAGCTCGGCATTCGTGACTGGAGTCTGTCTACCTTGGCTGCTGTAGCCTTGTCACGAAGAGCCTGGATGATTCCAGTCTTGTTCGTACTGCTTGCTGGCTTCGTGATTGCGGCTGGTGGTGGCGGTGGAACTGTGGAAACAAACTTTCCAATAGCCCTGGAAGATTATAACGACCCAGAAGGAGGAGGGATCGGATCAATTCTGGCTTCTCGTATTGCAGAAAGTCCCTTCAACCTTGTTGGCTCATTGGTGTTCCTGTTAGCGATTTGCCACACTTTTGCGGCTGCTCCAATAACAGAGAAAGCTCACCACATCAAACATCACCACGAAGAAGAGCTTCGCAAAGCAGGAAAGTCTGAGGAGTTCATTAAGAACAGTCCATCTTTTAAAGCGGAGTTGTTTCACTTCATTGGTGAAATAGAGGCGATTTTTGGAATTTGGGTGATTGCGCTGATGGTTGCCATCATTGGATTCTACGACTGGTCTACCTTTAAAGACTACATCGCACACACGGTGGTTTATATTGAGCCAATGTTTGTTGTAGTGATCATGGCTATCGCTTCTACTCGTCCGATCGTGAAGCTAGCAGAACAAATTATGGGTAGAGTGGCTGCGTTTGGTCAATCTACTACTCAGGCTTGGTGGTTCTCTATTTTGACCCTAGCTCCTTTGCTTGGCTCCTTCATTACTGAGCCAGCTGCAATGACAATTGCTGCTTTGTTACTAGCCAAGCAGTTCTATGATTACAACCCGAGTCCTAAGTTCGCTTACGCAACGATTGGGCTTCTGTTCGTTAATGTGTCTGTCGGAGGCACGCTGACTCACTTTGCAGCTCCACCAGTTTTGATGGTCGCAGCTCCCTGGGGTTGGGACATCGCGTTCATGATGGTCAACTTTGGTTGGAAAGCTGTCATAGGTGTTGTGATAGCAAACATTCTCTACTACATCATTTTCAAGAATGAATTTGCCAACTTAAAGAAGTCTGACTCTAGCGAATCATCCGAAACAAATGCACCAGTCAAGTGGGAAGATCGTGAAGATCCGATTCCAGGTTGGGTCACAGTCACTCACCTGCTCTTCATGGCCTGGACTGTCTTCAATGCGCACTACCCACCGCTGTTCATTGGTGGCTTCCTCTTCTTCATTGGATTCACCATGGCCTCCAAAGCCTATCAAAACAAACTGGAGATCAAGGGGCCATTGTTGGTAGGCTTCTTCCTAGCTGGTCTAGTAACTCACGGTGGGGTTCAGGCTTGGTGGATCGCACCTGTGCTACAAAGTTTGAGTGAGTTGCCCTTGATGATTGGATCAACGGTTTTGACAGCGTTCAATGACAACGCAGCAATCACCTTCTTGGCTACACTGGTACCTGGCTTTACCGATGGCCAGAAGTACGCAGTTGTTGCGGGTGCTGTAACTGGTGGTGGTCTGACTGTCATCGCCAATGCTCCGAATCCTGCAGGACAATCCATCTTGTCACGCTACTTCCCTGGCGGTGTGAATCCAGCCAACCTAGCTATGGGTGCGGCCATTCCTACCGTGATTATGGGTGTCAGCTACATGGGCTTCTACTACCTGCTCGGCTGA
- the dksA gene encoding RNA polymerase-binding protein DksA: MAETTSESALSEEELEYFRKKLLIMRDGIYAESAATVEEMQNESTLYPDPNDRASLEAEHFNTLRIRDRERKLLSKIEAALQRIEDGTFGICEITGEPIERKRLEARPVTTLSLKAKEEQELEERRQHR; encoded by the coding sequence ATGGCAGAAACCACATCAGAATCTGCACTTTCCGAAGAAGAGTTAGAATATTTTCGAAAGAAGTTGCTCATAATGCGTGATGGGATTTACGCGGAAAGTGCAGCAACTGTTGAGGAAATGCAGAATGAGTCTACTCTCTACCCTGATCCAAACGACCGAGCCAGCCTGGAAGCTGAGCACTTCAATACCCTGAGGATCAGAGATCGCGAACGAAAGCTACTCAGCAAGATCGAAGCTGCCTTACAGCGCATTGAAGATGGCACTTTTGGTATTTGTGAGATCACCGGCGAGCCGATTGAAAGAAAACGTCTGGAAGCCCGTCCCGTCACTACTCTCAGTCTGAAGGCAAAGGAAGAGCAGGAGCTCGAAGAACGTCGTCAACATCGCTGA
- the hemL gene encoding glutamate-1-semialdehyde 2,1-aminomutase: MQINQSSSLFARAQLRIPGGVNSPVRAFKSVRSTPLFIREGKGSHITDVDGNNYIDYIGSWGPLILGHCHPEVMAAIEEALHRGASFGTPTEGEVYLAEMICTAVNSVEMVRLTNSGTEASMAAIRVARGYTGRDKIIKFEGCYHGSVDSLLVKAGSGVMTLGLPDSPGVPASFVEHTLLADFNNLESVTDLFDEYGSEIAAVVLEPVAGNMGMVVPDLDFLKGLRNLCDVHGSLLVFDEVMTGFRVDYGGAQEIFGIIPDMTIFGKVIGGGLPVGAYGGRQDVMLMVAPAGPVYQAGTLSGNPLAVAAGHKTLEILQAPDTYAELSRKSNWLIDEMRQSAGQNGIPFQTNVMGGMFGFFFAEKLVRNYQDAAESDQDRFRKFFMGMLKEGIYLAPSAFESGFISMAHTEEDLEKTAAACRKVMATL; encoded by the coding sequence ATGCAAATCAACCAATCATCCTCACTTTTTGCCAGAGCTCAACTGCGCATTCCAGGTGGAGTGAACAGCCCTGTCAGAGCATTCAAATCTGTTCGCAGTACACCTCTTTTCATCCGTGAGGGGAAAGGGAGCCACATTACTGATGTCGATGGCAATAACTACATCGATTATATTGGCTCTTGGGGGCCTCTTATTCTTGGACATTGTCACCCTGAAGTAATGGCTGCGATCGAAGAGGCACTTCATCGAGGAGCTTCTTTTGGAACACCTACCGAAGGAGAAGTGTATCTAGCAGAAATGATCTGTACTGCAGTGAACAGTGTCGAAATGGTTCGACTGACCAACTCCGGTACAGAAGCTTCCATGGCTGCGATCCGAGTTGCCAGAGGATATACGGGCCGCGACAAGATCATCAAATTTGAAGGCTGCTACCACGGCAGTGTGGATTCTTTATTGGTCAAAGCAGGATCAGGCGTGATGACTCTTGGCCTTCCAGACTCCCCAGGAGTACCTGCGTCTTTCGTTGAACACACTCTCCTTGCCGATTTCAATAATCTCGAGTCGGTCACCGATCTCTTTGACGAATATGGTTCCGAGATCGCAGCCGTAGTTCTTGAACCTGTCGCAGGAAACATGGGAATGGTAGTGCCAGACCTAGATTTTCTGAAAGGATTGCGGAATCTCTGCGATGTTCATGGATCCTTGTTGGTGTTTGATGAGGTGATGACCGGCTTCCGAGTTGATTATGGAGGGGCCCAGGAGATTTTTGGGATTATCCCTGACATGACCATTTTTGGAAAAGTGATTGGAGGAGGTCTACCAGTTGGAGCTTATGGAGGCAGACAAGATGTGATGTTGATGGTTGCACCCGCTGGTCCAGTTTATCAAGCTGGCACTTTATCTGGGAACCCACTGGCAGTAGCAGCGGGTCACAAAACATTGGAAATTTTACAGGCTCCCGACACATATGCAGAATTGAGCCGAAAATCCAACTGGCTGATCGATGAAATGCGGCAGAGCGCTGGACAAAATGGAATTCCATTTCAGACCAATGTCATGGGTGGGATGTTTGGCTTTTTCTTCGCTGAGAAACTGGTTCGTAATTATCAGGACGCTGCTGAATCAGATCAGGATCGCTTCCGTAAATTCTTCATGGGTATGCTAAAGGAAGGGATTTACTTGGCACCTTCTGCCTTTGAAAGTGGCTTTATCTCAATGGCCCACACGGAAGAAGACCTAGAAAAGACAGCAGCAGCCTGCCGCAAAGTGATGGCCACACTGTGA
- a CDS encoding DUF2322 family protein, with translation MSSFEANLKTMPFAEQTVLLRIFNSKDELMAILPNFPAKQGTLRVFSHVASTTGQIGRDEANEVLRVFGEYTERAQQNPGLHPKLDLLLNLRDGDFLRIERIESSYANLLANIHDRKASAAESEAFIELLNQGKVRTAEKVRDEWEPQTYVIDGVLNYFGTHGNQRMESNYWDKVPLKYSNYTDQDFEASGVRYAPGSIVRNGAYIGPQTVIMNQAFINIGAYIAGGGVMIDGGSRIASCAQIGRGVKFGAGSGIEGILEPAGRLASIVEDNVKIGAMCEVAGVIGEGAVVASGVVMASGKKIIDEETGDVVPPLECRVGSETFLLPVIPPYRLAVGGSLLSSKGRIATDAVILKPGDLRESATLKHFRKQGILYS, from the coding sequence ATGAGTAGCTTTGAGGCCAACCTGAAGACGATGCCCTTTGCAGAACAAACAGTCCTGCTCCGCATCTTTAACTCCAAAGACGAGTTGATGGCGATTTTGCCCAATTTTCCAGCCAAGCAGGGAACCTTGCGTGTATTCTCACACGTAGCCAGTACCACGGGACAAATTGGACGGGATGAAGCCAACGAAGTGCTCCGTGTTTTTGGAGAGTACACTGAGCGTGCACAACAAAATCCTGGTCTTCATCCGAAGTTGGACCTCCTCCTCAATCTTCGTGATGGAGACTTTCTGAGAATTGAGAGGATCGAAAGCTCATACGCTAATCTGCTAGCCAATATCCATGACCGCAAGGCGAGCGCAGCAGAATCAGAGGCTTTCATCGAATTGCTTAATCAGGGGAAAGTGAGGACTGCTGAAAAAGTGCGGGATGAATGGGAACCCCAAACCTACGTGATTGATGGAGTCCTGAATTACTTTGGTACGCACGGAAATCAGCGGATGGAATCAAACTACTGGGACAAAGTTCCTTTGAAGTATTCCAACTACACGGATCAAGACTTTGAGGCTAGCGGTGTTCGCTATGCGCCTGGTAGTATCGTGAGAAATGGAGCCTATATTGGCCCACAAACCGTAATTATGAATCAGGCTTTCATCAACATCGGTGCCTATATTGCTGGGGGTGGTGTGATGATTGATGGTGGCAGTAGAATCGCTTCCTGTGCTCAAATTGGTCGAGGGGTTAAATTCGGTGCAGGCTCTGGAATAGAAGGCATCCTCGAACCTGCGGGCCGTCTGGCCTCTATTGTCGAAGATAACGTCAAGATCGGAGCAATGTGCGAGGTGGCAGGGGTGATTGGAGAAGGTGCGGTCGTTGCCAGCGGGGTCGTGATGGCTTCTGGTAAGAAAATTATCGATGAGGAGACAGGAGACGTAGTTCCTCCACTTGAGTGCCGTGTGGGTAGTGAAACGTTTCTACTTCCTGTTATTCCACCATACCGTCTTGCAGTCGGAGGTTCTCTATTGAGTTCCAAGGGACGTATTGCGACGGATGCGGTCATCCTGAAACCAGGAGATCTGAGAGAATCGGCAACCCTAAAGCATTTCCGTAAACAAGGTATTCTCTACAGCTGA
- a CDS encoding dihydroorotase: MTNSLCIRNATVVFPDQLQETDLLIEDGTISAIGRGLPDGKETLDASGLILFPGLIDPQVHFREPGNTHKEDLHTGSKAAAAGGITSFLDMPNNNPAVINAERMAAKKECAAEQCVVNYGFFVGATPENLAEINSVPNVCGIKVFMGSSTGDLLVHREEDLERIFANGIRLIAVHAESERQIRDNAALLHGCKDVKAHSKIRDEATALEATELAVRLSLQYKRRLHILHLTTEEETLLLRRLPRDHKISTEVCPQHFTLTAPDCYEKLGTLAQMNPPLRSQRHGTALWQALKDDIINCIATDHAPHTLEEKDAPYGKAPSGMPGVETSLPLLLTRHSQGDCSLVEIAKWMSEVPARLYRMKNKGRIQVGYDADLTLVDTQLKRTVENGKLFTKVNWSPYAGMELTGWPVRTIVHGQTVFVDGQIQPGIRGKEIQFMED, from the coding sequence ATGACTAATAGCCTTTGTATTAGAAATGCCACTGTCGTTTTTCCCGATCAGCTTCAAGAAACTGATCTCCTGATAGAGGATGGGACCATTAGCGCTATTGGTCGTGGATTGCCTGACGGTAAAGAAACTCTCGATGCTTCTGGTTTGATCCTTTTCCCAGGCTTGATCGATCCTCAGGTGCATTTTCGGGAGCCAGGAAATACTCACAAAGAAGATTTACATACTGGATCTAAAGCTGCTGCTGCTGGAGGAATCACTAGTTTCTTGGATATGCCTAACAATAATCCAGCAGTGATCAATGCAGAACGAATGGCTGCCAAAAAAGAATGTGCTGCTGAGCAGTGTGTGGTCAACTATGGCTTCTTTGTTGGCGCCACTCCTGAAAACCTAGCTGAGATCAACTCCGTTCCAAATGTTTGTGGAATCAAGGTTTTCATGGGTTCTTCTACCGGAGACCTGCTCGTTCATCGTGAAGAAGACCTGGAGCGAATTTTTGCCAATGGAATTCGTCTGATTGCTGTACACGCCGAGAGTGAACGTCAAATTCGAGACAACGCTGCCCTGCTCCATGGATGTAAGGATGTAAAGGCACATTCTAAAATTCGAGACGAAGCTACCGCGCTGGAAGCAACTGAATTAGCGGTTCGTCTATCTCTCCAATATAAAAGACGGCTTCATATTCTGCATCTCACCACAGAAGAAGAGACCCTGCTGTTGCGTCGCTTACCAAGGGATCACAAGATCTCTACGGAAGTCTGCCCACAACACTTCACACTGACAGCTCCAGACTGCTACGAGAAATTGGGGACTCTAGCCCAAATGAATCCTCCCTTGCGCAGTCAGCGTCATGGCACGGCACTCTGGCAGGCTCTCAAAGATGATATTATCAACTGCATTGCCACTGATCACGCCCCACACACTCTTGAGGAGAAGGATGCTCCTTATGGTAAGGCTCCATCGGGGATGCCCGGAGTAGAGACTTCCCTACCATTACTCCTGACAAGACATAGTCAAGGAGACTGCAGCTTGGTGGAAATCGCAAAGTGGATGAGTGAAGTGCCTGCTCGACTTTACAGGATGAAAAACAAAGGAAGGATTCAGGTGGGATACGATGCTGACTTGACCTTGGTCGATACACAGTTGAAGCGAACCGTGGAAAACGGGAAACTGTTCACGAAGGTTAACTGGTCTCCCTACGCAGGCATGGAATTAACAGGATGGCCGGTTCGCACCATTGTTCATG
- a CDS encoding aspartate carbamoyltransferase, translating to MSLLTIDEYLRQPVAKRLPYYQREGRLYHVMMSQQFPRPLMEEIFGVANTLKAMSHDYEGLEFLSRLLRHKRAMLYFTQPSTRTFLSFLTACQLVGITTGEVQDPALSSEYKGESQEDAIRVFSSYFDLVIMRDPKPGFCEYIAYRQDRTGFSVPILNSGSGKDQHPTQALLDLYTMHRSFQRMGGISGKKYAFVGDLQRGRAVRSVMYLLANYEDLDFYAIAPKGFQIAPDLELHLGERGVRLHFTDQLKEVLPEVDCIYMTRVQDEYDLSRESGKIDLASFSLTEENVNLLPEHAIILHPLPRRQEISSGIDANPRAMYWSQLRNGVYIRAALLLYIFGKNEQLPIIQEKSSL from the coding sequence GTGAGCTTGCTCACGATCGATGAATACCTACGGCAGCCTGTAGCCAAGAGACTACCCTACTATCAGCGTGAAGGTCGACTATATCATGTGATGATGTCGCAACAGTTCCCTCGTCCGCTGATGGAAGAAATCTTCGGTGTCGCCAACACACTCAAGGCCATGTCACATGACTACGAAGGTCTTGAGTTCCTCTCTCGTCTGCTACGCCACAAGCGGGCGATGCTTTACTTCACTCAACCTTCTACTCGTACATTCCTCTCCTTTTTGACTGCTTGCCAACTTGTCGGCATCACAACCGGGGAAGTGCAAGATCCTGCACTATCTTCTGAATATAAGGGAGAGAGCCAGGAAGATGCGATCCGGGTCTTTAGCAGCTACTTCGATCTTGTAATCATGCGTGATCCAAAACCTGGTTTTTGTGAATACATTGCATATCGCCAAGATCGGACCGGCTTCAGTGTCCCAATCCTCAACAGTGGTAGTGGCAAAGACCAGCATCCTACCCAGGCACTACTGGACCTCTACACGATGCACCGCTCCTTCCAGCGGATGGGTGGAATCTCTGGGAAGAAGTACGCTTTCGTAGGAGATCTTCAACGTGGTCGAGCTGTGCGCTCAGTCATGTATTTGCTAGCTAATTATGAAGATCTCGATTTCTATGCCATCGCACCCAAGGGCTTTCAAATTGCTCCAGATCTTGAATTACATCTGGGAGAGCGGGGTGTTCGTCTACACTTCACAGATCAATTGAAAGAGGTGTTACCTGAGGTAGATTGCATTTATATGACCCGCGTACAGGATGAATACGACCTCTCCAGAGAGTCAGGCAAGATCGACTTGGCCAGCTTCAGCCTCACCGAAGAAAATGTGAACTTACTACCCGAACACGCCATCATTCTTCACCCACTACCTCGGCGGCAGGAAATATCCAGTGGAATCGATGCCAATCCAAGAGCAATGTACTGGTCTCAGCTACGTAACGGAGTCTATATTCGGGCTGCACTTCTGCTCTACATTTTTGGAAAAAACGAACAACTGCCTATTATCCAGGAAAAATCTAGCTTATGA
- a CDS encoding nucleotide sugar dehydrogenase, translating to MSQITCIGAGYVGGPTMAMLALHCPEHNFTVVDINEDRIQRWSSDNLPIYEPGLLEVVQQARGRNLFFSNDIPTAIQQADIIFVAVNTPTKAFGEGAGKAADLQYWEKTARDILTHARQPEVIVVEKSTLPVRTAEAMSRILSSGSSHSQFSVVSNPEFLAEGTAIPDLQEPDRVLVGGEENVFGRRAARTIADLYGHWVAEDRVLLTNVWSSELSKLVANAMLAQRISSINSISALCERTQANIGEISRAIGMDRRIGPHFLQASIGFGGSCFRKDILHLSYLCEYYGLPEVADYWASVVRINEFQTDRFFQNILKQQFNTLAGKKITLFGFAFKPDTGDTRDSPAISLCRKLLSEHAQVRVHDPRAREETEHDLASMEGDIAFVEDPYEAAYGAHAVALVTQWQQYRDLDYGHILENMMRPAYLFDGRNHLDHQYLFNLGYNVFPLGSAPLTHL from the coding sequence ATGTCCCAGATCACCTGTATTGGAGCTGGCTATGTTGGTGGCCCAACAATGGCCATGTTGGCACTCCACTGTCCAGAGCATAATTTTACAGTTGTAGACATCAATGAAGACCGAATTCAGCGCTGGTCTTCTGACAATCTACCAATCTATGAACCTGGTCTGCTAGAAGTCGTGCAGCAAGCAAGAGGTCGTAACCTTTTCTTTTCCAACGATATCCCCACAGCTATTCAACAAGCTGATATTATCTTTGTTGCCGTTAACACCCCAACCAAGGCATTTGGTGAAGGAGCTGGAAAAGCTGCCGATTTACAGTACTGGGAAAAGACTGCGCGGGATATTCTGACACATGCCCGACAACCTGAGGTGATTGTCGTTGAGAAGAGTACACTGCCGGTTCGTACTGCGGAGGCAATGTCACGGATTCTATCTTCAGGTTCTAGCCACAGCCAATTCTCAGTCGTCTCCAACCCAGAATTCCTGGCAGAAGGCACCGCAATCCCAGACCTACAGGAACCAGATCGAGTGCTGGTTGGTGGGGAAGAGAATGTATTCGGCCGTCGTGCAGCCCGAACGATTGCTGACCTTTACGGTCATTGGGTCGCGGAAGACCGGGTACTGCTCACCAATGTCTGGAGCAGTGAACTCTCCAAATTGGTGGCCAATGCGATGCTGGCACAGCGAATCTCCTCGATCAACAGCATTTCCGCCCTCTGCGAGAGAACTCAAGCCAACATAGGTGAAATCAGCCGTGCCATTGGGATGGATCGGAGAATTGGACCTCATTTTCTGCAGGCGAGCATTGGATTTGGTGGTTCTTGTTTCCGTAAAGACATATTGCACCTGTCTTACCTCTGCGAATACTACGGACTGCCTGAAGTTGCTGATTACTGGGCCAGCGTAGTGCGGATCAACGAGTTTCAGACAGATCGTTTCTTCCAGAATATCCTCAAGCAGCAGTTCAACACCTTGGCAGGAAAGAAAATCACCCTATTTGGCTTTGCATTCAAGCCAGATACTGGAGACACACGTGATTCTCCAGCCATTTCGCTCTGTCGGAAACTCCTGAGTGAACATGCCCAAGTGCGGGTGCATGATCCTAGAGCTCGAGAAGAAACCGAGCATGACCTGGCTTCCATGGAAGGAGACATTGCTTTTGTCGAGGATCCGTATGAGGCTGCTTATGGAGCCCATGCCGTTGCGCTAGTGACACAATGGCAGCAATATCGTGACCTCGACTATGGGCACATTTTAGAGAATATGATGCGACCTGCTTACCTGTTTGATGGCCGAAACCATCTTGATCATCAGTATCTCTTCAATCTGGGTTACAACGTCTTCCCACTGGGGAGTGCCCCCCTAACTCACCTTTAA
- the gpmI gene encoding 2,3-bisphosphoglycerate-independent phosphoglycerate mutase: MNALQLADQFRDRGPLLHLVLDGWGVGPPNDTNALHKASLPIFKRITEKSPYTQLWTHGTYVGLPADKDLGGSEVGHMTLGAGIVMEQGPSLIKRMIDSGEFFESPVLQKLTNNCLQNDTPLHLLSLLSDGNVHSHIDHTIALINHAFKHGLRRCYVHALLDGRDVSIQSALDYTEQLESLFHQLKSQRAEIDYGFASAGGREKITMDRDQNWSKIQLGWNLHVHGKGEHQFTSVREGIEYFRQQSPDIIDQDLPGFSIVRDGKPVGRIQDHHSLIFTNFRADRAIEFTHAILDDSFPHFDRGLRPQIQYAGMMTYDQDLYLPPYYLVGTPKVENPFGKRILEKGLRQFRLTETQKFAHVTFFFNGGYREPLDPKKEIYHPINSDKVDSFANVPAMKAKEITDQAIQFLRSGEFDYGLINYANADMVGHCGKIEAAIKAVEEVDRQLGRLLPVIDEVDGILVITADHGNADEMLVKNKQGSWESSTKHSLNPVPFVIYDPKYKQQYQLQAPGPGINLNLSHVAATLFMLMGETPPNDINDSLFRL; the protein is encoded by the coding sequence ATGAATGCCCTACAACTAGCGGATCAGTTTCGAGATCGTGGCCCTCTATTACACCTTGTGCTAGACGGTTGGGGAGTAGGCCCTCCGAACGACACCAATGCGCTCCACAAAGCGTCTCTACCAATCTTTAAACGAATCACAGAAAAGTCCCCTTACACCCAACTGTGGACGCATGGTACATACGTTGGCCTACCTGCAGATAAAGATCTCGGTGGTTCTGAGGTTGGACACATGACCCTGGGCGCTGGAATCGTCATGGAGCAAGGTCCCTCTTTGATCAAACGTATGATCGACAGTGGGGAATTCTTTGAAAGTCCAGTACTGCAGAAGTTGACCAACAATTGTCTTCAGAACGACACACCTCTCCATCTACTTAGTTTACTCTCCGATGGTAATGTTCACAGTCACATTGATCATACCATTGCCTTGATTAATCATGCCTTCAAGCATGGTCTCCGTCGTTGCTATGTACATGCTTTGCTGGATGGTAGAGATGTCTCGATTCAGTCGGCACTGGACTACACCGAACAGTTGGAGTCTCTCTTCCATCAACTCAAAAGCCAGCGTGCAGAGATCGACTATGGTTTTGCCAGTGCAGGTGGACGAGAAAAAATCACGATGGATAGGGATCAGAACTGGTCTAAGATTCAACTCGGTTGGAATCTGCATGTTCATGGGAAGGGAGAGCATCAATTTACATCAGTTCGTGAGGGGATTGAATATTTTCGCCAGCAGTCTCCCGACATCATTGACCAAGATCTGCCAGGATTTTCAATCGTGCGGGACGGAAAGCCTGTCGGACGGATCCAAGACCACCACAGTCTCATCTTCACCAACTTTCGGGCAGATCGAGCGATTGAGTTTACTCATGCGATTTTGGACGATTCCTTCCCACATTTTGATCGAGGATTACGACCCCAGATCCAATATGCTGGGATGATGACCTATGATCAGGACCTCTATCTTCCACCATACTACCTTGTCGGAACACCCAAAGTTGAAAATCCTTTCGGCAAACGCATTCTAGAAAAAGGGTTACGACAATTCCGGCTGACGGAAACCCAAAAATTTGCTCACGTGACTTTCTTCTTCAATGGAGGCTATCGAGAACCTCTTGATCCAAAAAAGGAAATCTATCACCCGATCAACTCGGACAAGGTTGATTCCTTTGCGAATGTTCCAGCCATGAAAGCCAAGGAAATCACAGACCAGGCAATCCAGTTTTTACGTTCGGGAGAGTTTGATTACGGACTAATCAACTATGCAAATGCGGATATGGTGGGGCATTGTGGAAAAATAGAGGCTGCAATCAAGGCAGTAGAAGAAGTGGACCGGCAGCTTGGCAGACTATTACCAGTGATCGATGAGGTGGATGGTATCCTTGTGATCACAGCAGACCATGGAAATGCAGATGAGATGCTGGTCAAGAATAAGCAAGGCAGCTGGGAAAGCAGTACGAAGCATTCACTCAATCCAGTGCCTTTTGTGATTTATGATCCGAAATACAAGCAACAGTATCAACTTCAAGCGCCTGGCCCTGGGATCAACCTGAACCTGAGTCATGTGGCCGCAACTCTGTTTATGCTCATGGGAGAAACACCTCCTAATGACATTAATGATTCCTTGTTCAGATTATGA